The following proteins come from a genomic window of Halomarina ordinaria:
- a CDS encoding alpha/beta fold hydrolase — MSHETVTHHGRTTSYRRTAFGEGPTTLYVHGSGGSHEVWVGQYGWRDHPGPAVALDLSGHGESDDVATPAGPETLAAYAADVVAVARETDADVLVGNSLGGAVVLHVALSTSLSPSALVLCGTGAKLAVDESLKDLLADDFERAVETLHGEDLLFHDADAGTRERSMDAMRETGRRVTERDFRTCDAFDVRGELDGLTVPCLAITGEHDRLTPVAFHEFLVERLPTCDLAVVEDAAHLSMVERPGAWNDRLASFLD; from the coding sequence ATGAGTCACGAGACGGTCACCCACCACGGCCGGACGACGAGCTATCGCCGCACGGCGTTCGGCGAGGGCCCGACGACGCTCTACGTCCACGGGAGCGGCGGGTCACACGAGGTGTGGGTCGGCCAGTACGGCTGGCGCGACCACCCCGGGCCGGCCGTCGCGCTCGACCTGAGCGGCCACGGCGAGAGCGACGACGTGGCGACGCCCGCCGGCCCCGAGACGCTCGCCGCCTACGCCGCGGACGTCGTCGCGGTCGCCCGCGAGACGGACGCCGACGTGCTCGTGGGCAACTCCCTCGGGGGTGCGGTCGTCCTGCACGTCGCGCTCTCGACGTCGCTCTCCCCCTCGGCGCTGGTGCTCTGTGGCACGGGCGCGAAACTGGCCGTCGACGAGTCGTTGAAGGACCTCCTCGCGGACGACTTCGAACGCGCCGTCGAGACGCTCCACGGCGAGGACCTGCTCTTTCACGACGCCGACGCGGGGACGCGCGAGCGGTCGATGGACGCCATGCGCGAGACGGGACGACGCGTCACCGAACGGGACTTCCGCACCTGCGACGCGTTCGACGTCAGGGGCGAGCTCGATGGGTTGACCGTTCCCTGTCTCGCGATTACGGGCGAGCACGACCGGCTCACCCCCGTCGCGTTCCACGAGTTCCTCGTCGAGCGCCTCCCGACCTGCGACCTCGCGGTGGTCGAGGACGCCGCCCACCTCTCGATGGTCGAGCGCCCGGGCGCGTGGAACGACCGCCTGGCGTCGTTCCTCGACTAG
- a CDS encoding DUF7127 family protein, whose product MSHEQRFVAEDSPVRRYDYDDAVVFAADLGDGRDVDVDVVDGTAIVVVASDAHDSRQFEFDLPDGDAQAFIKNGVVTVEVRA is encoded by the coding sequence ATGAGTCACGAGCAACGGTTCGTCGCGGAGGATAGCCCGGTTCGCCGGTACGACTACGACGACGCGGTCGTGTTCGCCGCCGACCTCGGTGACGGCCGCGACGTCGACGTGGACGTCGTCGACGGGACGGCCATCGTCGTCGTCGCGAGCGACGCGCACGACTCCCGACAGTTCGAGTTCGACCTTCCCGACGGGGACGCACAAGCGTTTATCAAAAACGGCGTCGTCACCGTCGAGGTGAGAGCATGA
- a CDS encoding CDC48 family AAA ATPase, which translates to MKLTVKPLKQKDAGRGLAAIDRSAMGSLDLENGDYILISGGEGRAVARVWPGYPEDEGNGVIRIDGRLRQEAGVGIDDAVEVEKADVKPATSVTVALPQNLRIRGNIGGHIRDKLSGQAITEGQTVPFSLGFGPLSSMSGQRIPLKIADTAPSGTVVVTDSTEVEVSEKPAEQIVSEPSSGDGGSPSVNYEDIGGLDDELEQVREMIELPMRHPELFRQLGIEPPKGVLLHGPPGTGKTLMAKAVASEIDAYFTDISGPEIMSKYYGESEEQLREVFEEASENAPAIVFIDELDSIAPKRGETSGDVERRVVAQLLSLMDGLEERGQVTVIGATNRLDALDPALRRGGRFDREIEIGVPDKGGRKEILQVHTRGMPLEDDVDLDVYAENTHGFVGADLESLAKEAAMNALRRIRPELDLETDEIDAEVLEALRVTEDDFRGALKGIQPSALREVFVEVPDITWGDVGGLEDTKERLRETIQWPLDYPEVFEALDMEAAKGVLLYGPPGTGKTLMAKAVANESQSNFISIKGPELLNKYVGESEKGVRDVFEKARSNAPTVVFFDEIDSIAGQRGRNMSDSGVGERVVSQLLTELDGLEELEDVVVVAATNRPDLIDSALMRPGRLDRHVHVPVPDEEARRAIFAVHTREKPLADDVDLDSLARRTEGYVGADIEAVCREAAMIASRELITSVDRDDIEGSLGNVRITMEHFDRALDEVNASVTEEVRERYDDIEERFSSGETAADREQVSRTFQ; encoded by the coding sequence ATGAAACTCACTGTCAAACCACTGAAACAGAAGGACGCCGGACGGGGGCTGGCAGCCATCGACCGCAGCGCCATGGGCTCGCTCGACCTGGAGAACGGCGACTACATCCTCATCAGCGGCGGTGAGGGGCGCGCCGTCGCCCGGGTCTGGCCGGGCTACCCTGAGGACGAGGGCAACGGCGTCATCCGCATCGACGGCCGCCTCCGCCAGGAGGCCGGCGTCGGCATCGACGACGCCGTCGAGGTCGAGAAGGCGGACGTCAAGCCCGCCACCTCGGTCACCGTGGCGCTCCCGCAGAACCTCCGCATCCGGGGGAACATCGGGGGGCACATCCGCGACAAGCTGAGCGGCCAGGCCATCACGGAGGGCCAGACGGTCCCGTTCTCGCTCGGGTTCGGCCCCCTCTCGTCGATGTCGGGTCAGCGCATCCCGCTGAAGATAGCCGACACCGCGCCCAGCGGCACCGTCGTCGTCACCGACTCGACGGAGGTCGAGGTGAGCGAGAAGCCCGCCGAGCAGATCGTCTCCGAGCCGAGTTCGGGTGACGGCGGCTCGCCGAGCGTCAACTACGAGGACATCGGCGGCCTCGACGACGAACTCGAACAGGTCCGCGAGATGATCGAACTGCCGATGCGCCACCCCGAGCTGTTCCGACAGCTCGGCATCGAGCCGCCCAAGGGCGTGCTGCTCCACGGCCCGCCCGGCACCGGCAAGACGCTCATGGCGAAGGCCGTCGCCAGCGAGATAGACGCCTACTTCACCGACATCTCCGGGCCGGAGATCATGTCGAAGTACTACGGCGAATCGGAGGAACAACTGCGCGAGGTGTTCGAGGAGGCGTCCGAGAACGCCCCGGCCATCGTCTTCATCGACGAACTCGACTCCATCGCCCCCAAGCGTGGCGAGACCAGCGGCGACGTCGAGCGACGCGTCGTCGCCCAGTTGCTCTCGCTGATGGACGGCTTAGAGGAACGCGGACAGGTCACCGTCATCGGCGCGACCAACCGCCTCGACGCGCTCGACCCCGCGCTCCGGCGCGGCGGGCGCTTCGACCGCGAGATCGAGATCGGCGTCCCGGACAAGGGCGGGCGCAAGGAGATCCTGCAGGTCCACACCCGCGGGATGCCGCTGGAAGACGACGTCGACCTCGACGTCTACGCCGAGAACACCCACGGCTTCGTCGGCGCCGACCTCGAATCGCTGGCGAAGGAGGCGGCGATGAACGCCCTGCGGCGCATCCGCCCCGAACTCGACCTCGAGACCGACGAGATAGACGCCGAGGTGCTCGAGGCCCTGCGCGTCACCGAGGACGACTTCCGCGGCGCGCTGAAGGGCATCCAGCCCTCCGCGCTCCGGGAGGTGTTCGTCGAGGTGCCCGACATCACCTGGGGCGACGTCGGCGGCCTGGAGGACACCAAGGAGCGCCTCCGCGAGACCATCCAGTGGCCCCTCGACTACCCCGAGGTGTTCGAGGCGCTCGACATGGAGGCCGCGAAGGGCGTCCTGCTGTACGGCCCGCCGGGGACCGGCAAGACGCTCATGGCGAAGGCCGTCGCCAACGAGTCCCAGAGCAACTTCATCTCCATCAAGGGGCCGGAGTTGCTCAACAAGTACGTCGGCGAGTCCGAGAAGGGCGTCCGCGACGTCTTCGAGAAGGCCAGGTCGAACGCACCCACCGTGGTGTTCTTCGACGAGATCGACTCCATCGCGGGCCAGCGCGGGCGCAACATGAGTGACTCGGGCGTCGGCGAGCGCGTCGTCTCCCAACTGCTCACGGAACTCGACGGCCTCGAGGAGCTAGAGGACGTCGTCGTGGTCGCGGCGACCAACCGCCCCGACCTCATCGACAGCGCGCTGATGCGTCCCGGTCGGCTCGACCGGCACGTCCACGTACCCGTCCCCGACGAGGAGGCCCGGCGGGCCATCTTCGCGGTTCACACCCGCGAGAAGCCCCTGGCCGACGACGTCGACCTCGACAGCCTCGCGCGGCGCACCGAGGGCTACGTCGGCGCGGACATCGAGGCGGTCTGCCGCGAGGCGGCGATGATCGCCTCCCGCGAACTCATCACGAGCGTCGACCGCGACGACATCGAGGGGTCGCTCGGCAACGTCCGCATCACGATGGAGCACTTCGACCGCGCGCTCGACGAGGTCAACGCGAGCGTCACCGAGGAGGTCAGAGAGCGCTACGACGACATCGAGGAGCGCTTCTCCAGCGGCGAGACCGCCGCCGACCGCGAGCAGGTCTCCCGGACGTTCCAGTAG
- a CDS encoding lysylphosphatidylglycerol synthase domain-containing protein, with translation MRRTVRLAVGLVLGGGALAAYLLLVGPERVLGRAAAVAPWAVGVVLALVVAEAAVDGVGVWASVKPLGDGLTAGRSVQFAFAGDFFDTLSPAGPVSSEPIMARFFSVATATTYSEALGVRGVAKYVKSGAQLFVSTALVGALVAGGGTPRSVGVTLGGAAVLLVLVGGVLVYTRDLLSGSLVVALTPVVSQLSALLSDASHGRETVAAALDRFWMRVLHFRGEPGLLGLIALGGVLEQVLTAGALWVALAGTGTPVALVPIVAVIPLPRAASVLPVPGSLGAYDALLGGALALMTGATAAGAAAAVLIVRTFELGLSLGAGGVATSFLRGWRP, from the coding sequence GTGCGACGGACTGTCCGGTTGGCGGTAGGACTCGTGCTCGGCGGTGGTGCGCTCGCGGCGTACCTCCTCCTCGTCGGGCCGGAGCGAGTCCTCGGACGCGCGGCGGCGGTGGCGCCGTGGGCCGTCGGTGTGGTTCTCGCGCTCGTCGTCGCGGAGGCGGCCGTCGACGGCGTCGGCGTCTGGGCGTCGGTGAAACCGCTCGGCGACGGCCTGACCGCGGGTCGGAGCGTGCAGTTCGCGTTCGCGGGCGACTTCTTCGACACGCTCAGCCCGGCCGGTCCGGTGAGTTCCGAGCCCATCATGGCCCGGTTCTTCAGCGTTGCGACGGCGACGACCTACAGCGAAGCGCTCGGCGTTCGCGGCGTCGCGAAGTACGTCAAGTCCGGCGCACAGCTGTTCGTCTCGACGGCCCTCGTCGGCGCGCTGGTCGCCGGCGGGGGGACGCCGCGGTCGGTGGGCGTCACGCTCGGGGGGGCGGCCGTCCTCCTCGTCCTCGTCGGCGGGGTTCTCGTGTACACGCGCGACCTGCTGTCGGGGTCGCTCGTCGTCGCCCTCACGCCGGTCGTCTCCCAACTCTCCGCGCTCCTCTCGGACGCCTCACACGGCAGGGAGACGGTGGCGGCCGCGCTCGACCGCTTCTGGATGCGGGTCCTGCACTTCAGGGGGGAGCCCGGGCTGCTCGGGCTCATCGCCCTCGGCGGCGTCCTCGAACAGGTGCTGACGGCCGGTGCCCTCTGGGTCGCCCTCGCCGGAACCGGCACGCCGGTCGCGCTCGTCCCCATCGTCGCCGTCATCCCGCTCCCGCGGGCCGCGAGCGTCCTCCCCGTCCCGGGGAGCCTGGGTGCCTACGACGCGCTCCTCGGCGGGGCGCTCGCACTGATGACCGGCGCGACCGCGGCCGGTGCCGCCGCCGCGGTGTTGATCGTCCGGACGTTCGAACTCGGCCTCTCGCTCGGCGCCGGCGGCGTGGCGACGAGCTTCCTCCGTGGGTGGCGGCCCTGA
- the priS gene encoding DNA primase small subunit PriS codes for MNDRTREYLRGRFGDHYRRVSLTPPPAYEAREWGYIPFTAGSGTTMVRHNSHMDLGDLDTFLARERPRHVYFSAGRYADPGARSMGEKGWRESDLVFDLDADHLPGVDPETDAYGEMLATCKDALEKLLSFLEDDFGFEDLTVVFSGGRGYHVHVRDEGVRRLDRDHRREVVDYVRGLGLEHVDDLARTETVSGIGVKNPVEKRTLRTDGGWGRRVHARLVALADEVRALDEVAGVARLREFDGIGEKGATTLYTAMTENYDELVAGNLEAAGQYSRTLADRLLARAVEAENAPIDEPVTTDINRLIRLPGSLHGGSGLRVTRIDRDALPDFDPLVDAVPETFRNHDITVEVDEPQSVRLDGETHKIADGKRTVRECVGVLLMARGDAEKAAE; via the coding sequence ATGAACGACCGGACGCGCGAGTACCTCCGGGGCCGGTTCGGCGACCACTACCGGCGGGTCTCGCTGACGCCACCGCCCGCGTACGAGGCGCGCGAGTGGGGGTACATCCCGTTCACGGCGGGGTCCGGGACGACGATGGTCCGGCACAACTCGCACATGGACCTCGGCGACCTCGACACGTTTCTCGCCCGCGAGCGTCCACGTCACGTCTACTTCTCGGCGGGTCGCTACGCCGACCCCGGCGCGCGCTCGATGGGGGAGAAGGGGTGGCGCGAGTCGGACCTCGTCTTCGACCTCGACGCCGACCACCTCCCCGGGGTCGACCCGGAGACGGACGCCTACGGCGAGATGCTCGCGACCTGCAAGGACGCCCTCGAGAAACTCCTCTCGTTTCTGGAGGACGACTTCGGGTTCGAGGACCTGACGGTCGTCTTCTCCGGCGGCCGCGGTTACCACGTTCACGTCCGCGACGAGGGCGTCAGGCGGCTCGACCGCGACCACCGGCGCGAGGTGGTCGACTACGTCCGCGGCCTCGGTCTCGAACACGTCGACGACCTCGCCCGGACCGAGACCGTGTCGGGCATCGGCGTGAAGAACCCCGTCGAGAAGCGTACCCTCCGCACCGACGGCGGCTGGGGACGGCGCGTCCACGCGCGGCTCGTCGCGCTGGCCGACGAGGTGCGCGCGCTCGACGAGGTGGCGGGCGTCGCCCGGCTCCGCGAGTTCGACGGCATCGGCGAGAAGGGGGCGACGACGCTCTACACCGCGATGACCGAGAACTACGACGAACTCGTCGCGGGGAACCTGGAGGCGGCTGGCCAGTACAGTCGGACGCTCGCCGACCGTCTGCTCGCGCGCGCCGTCGAAGCCGAGAACGCCCCCATCGACGAGCCCGTCACCACGGACATCAACCGGCTCATCCGGCTCCCGGGGAGCCTCCACGGGGGGAGCGGCCTCAGGGTGACGCGCATCGACCGGGACGCCCTCCCCGACTTCGATCCGCTCGTGGACGCCGTGCCGGAGACGTTCCGGAACCACGACATCACCGTCGAGGTCGACGAACCGCAGTCGGTGCGACTCGACGGGGAAACACATAAGATTGCGGACGGAAAACGGACCGTTCGAGAGTGCGTCGGCGTGCTCCTGATGGCGCGCGGCGACGCGGAGAAGGCGGCAGAATGA
- the ggt gene encoding gamma-glutamyltransferase: MPTQDESEARSERRQADEPTADGPRTDGGTRRRTFLKGSAAALGATALPAGAAAATGRDRPTPADVPVARSEEGMVSSLHPQATAAGAEVLRSGGNAIDAAVAVQFALNVVQPHTCGIGGGGFMVVYVAEEDELYAVDNRERAPFGADPEMFLDDDGEALPFQERRTSGNSVGVPGTLRAADVALKRYGTMDLAPLVEPAIGLAGEDGPDVHVDAPLAEAIAGNAEVFNDAASEVFAPDGHPLEEGDTLVQPDLAHTFRTIRDEGIGPFYKGDIATALAETVQEAGGTMTPADLARYNVTIDHPEYAEFRDVTVRTQSLPSSGGLTIGQILKLVEPFDLGERGRYSPETYEILLEAFGLAFADRGAYMGDKAFVDAPWQGLFDEEYLETRRAHISPDRHALDTLEPGNPWDYQPGEPYRVTPVGPTGERGPTRDSGQTTHFTTADSEGNLVSWTSTIEQFFGSGLMVPEYGFMLNNEITDFDAVPGGPNEVQPWKRPLSSTSPTIVFRDGKPLMTVGSPGGPTIITTVAQVLLNVVEFGLGLRQAIAAPRVYKAAGDTILYEAGLPRGTRTVLSRAGFEFADEATRLGNVQVIYVDPDSGEYVGVADPRREGAVEGI, encoded by the coding sequence ATGCCAACGCAGGACGAAAGCGAGGCGCGCTCCGAGCGGCGACAGGCCGACGAACCGACTGCGGACGGACCGCGAACCGACGGGGGGACCCGGCGCCGGACGTTCCTCAAGGGGTCGGCGGCAGCGCTCGGCGCGACAGCCCTGCCGGCGGGCGCCGCGGCCGCGACGGGACGCGACCGCCCGACGCCGGCGGACGTACCCGTCGCCCGGAGCGAGGAGGGGATGGTCTCGTCGCTGCACCCGCAGGCGACGGCCGCCGGCGCGGAGGTACTCCGGTCGGGCGGCAACGCCATCGACGCGGCCGTGGCGGTCCAGTTCGCGCTGAACGTCGTCCAGCCGCACACCTGCGGCATCGGCGGCGGCGGGTTCATGGTCGTCTACGTGGCCGAGGAGGACGAACTGTACGCGGTCGACAACCGCGAGCGCGCGCCGTTCGGCGCCGACCCCGAGATGTTCCTCGACGACGACGGCGAGGCCCTCCCCTTCCAGGAGCGCCGCACCAGCGGGAACTCGGTGGGGGTCCCCGGGACGCTCCGGGCGGCCGACGTGGCGCTCAAGCGCTACGGGACGATGGACCTCGCGCCCCTCGTCGAGCCGGCCATCGGCCTCGCGGGCGAGGACGGCCCCGACGTGCACGTCGACGCGCCGCTGGCCGAGGCCATCGCCGGCAACGCGGAGGTGTTCAACGACGCCGCGAGCGAGGTGTTCGCCCCCGACGGCCACCCGCTCGAGGAGGGCGACACCCTCGTCCAGCCCGACCTCGCACACACCTTCCGGACCATCCGCGACGAGGGCATCGGACCGTTCTACAAGGGCGACATCGCGACGGCGCTCGCCGAGACGGTCCAGGAGGCGGGCGGCACCATGACGCCGGCCGACCTCGCACGTTACAACGTCACCATCGACCACCCGGAGTACGCGGAGTTCCGCGACGTCACGGTCAGAACGCAGTCGCTGCCCAGTTCGGGCGGCCTGACCATCGGACAGATACTCAAACTGGTCGAACCGTTCGACCTGGGCGAGCGCGGGCGGTACTCGCCCGAGACGTACGAGATACTGCTGGAGGCGTTCGGCCTCGCGTTCGCCGACCGCGGTGCGTACATGGGCGACAAGGCGTTCGTCGACGCCCCGTGGCAGGGACTGTTCGACGAGGAGTACCTCGAGACGCGACGCGCCCACATCAGCCCCGACCGACACGCGCTCGACACGCTCGAACCGGGGAACCCGTGGGACTACCAGCCCGGCGAACCCTACCGCGTCACCCCTGTCGGTCCCACCGGGGAGCGCGGGCCGACGCGGGACAGTGGGCAGACGACGCACTTCACCACCGCCGACAGCGAGGGCAACCTCGTCTCCTGGACCAGCACCATCGAGCAGTTCTTCGGCTCCGGGCTGATGGTGCCGGAGTACGGCTTCATGCTGAACAACGAGATAACGGACTTCGACGCGGTGCCCGGCGGGCCGAACGAGGTCCAGCCGTGGAAGCGGCCGCTCAGTTCGACCAGCCCGACCATCGTGTTCCGTGACGGGAAGCCGCTGATGACCGTCGGCTCGCCCGGCGGCCCGACCATCATCACGACGGTGGCACAGGTCCTCCTCAACGTCGTCGAGTTCGGCCTCGGCCTCCGGCAGGCCATCGCGGCACCGCGCGTCTACAAGGCTGCCGGCGACACGATACTGTACGAGGCGGGCCTCCCTCGCGGCACCCGGACCGTGCTCTCGCGCGCCGGCTTCGAGTTCGCCGACGAGGCGACGCGTCTCGGCAACGTGCAGGTCATCTACGTCGACCCCGACAGCGGCGAGTACGTCGGCGTCGCCGACCCGCGACGGGAGGGGGCCGTCGAGGGTATCTGA
- a CDS encoding GNAT family N-acetyltransferase — MSVNVDTRVVPPGSDDYVDAAWDLKEGIRRSEGVLKQQRGFFVDAYRRSTVYCYIAQGPSEEGELIAFASTRRDGYILFLAVAPEFRSDGYGKRLVATVAEHHQSVTCHARTTNHNALDFYEHLGFEIQRRINGYYEDGGDAYYLRLGDDASLREKLSRFIGF, encoded by the coding sequence GTGAGCGTCAACGTCGACACGCGCGTCGTCCCGCCGGGGAGCGACGACTACGTGGATGCCGCGTGGGACCTCAAAGAGGGGATACGACGGTCGGAAGGGGTCCTGAAACAACAGCGTGGCTTCTTCGTCGACGCCTACCGACGCTCGACGGTCTACTGTTACATCGCTCAGGGCCCCTCGGAGGAGGGGGAACTCATCGCCTTCGCCTCAACGCGCCGGGACGGCTACATCCTCTTTCTCGCGGTCGCCCCCGAGTTCCGAAGCGACGGCTACGGCAAACGGCTCGTCGCCACGGTCGCCGAACACCACCAGTCGGTGACCTGCCACGCCCGGACGACGAACCACAACGCCCTCGACTTCTACGAACACCTCGGGTTCGAGATACAGCGACGCATCAACGGCTACTACGAGGACGGCGGCGACGCCTACTACCTCCGCCTCGGCGACGACGCCAGCCTCCGGGAGAAACTCTCGCGGTTCATCGGGTTCTGA
- a CDS encoding DUF502 domain-containing protein: MESGKFSHESEGAGPSFRSLLKQWFITGAALTIPLFATLLVLAFALDFLSGLLDPLVTVAVIGFGYVEEQPDVAGWVIKGLAVVAFLVLLLAVGIVAETHPTGGRLTDAIDRSIERVPGIGSLYTGFRQMSEVVVESDVESFQDVKLVEFPTEGSYTVAFVTADTPENVETIAGHDDMVTLFMPMAPNPVMGGFVLHVSRERVLDVDMTVEEGVQSIVTSGVTVNGEESDRKLSPERLRSLDVQDPPGTGTDGESPHDGE, from the coding sequence ATGGAATCGGGGAAGTTCTCGCACGAGAGCGAGGGCGCGGGACCGTCGTTTCGGAGCCTGCTGAAGCAGTGGTTCATCACGGGTGCCGCGCTGACGATACCGCTGTTCGCGACGTTGCTGGTCCTCGCGTTCGCGCTGGACTTCCTCTCGGGGTTGCTCGACCCGCTGGTGACCGTCGCGGTCATCGGGTTCGGCTACGTCGAGGAACAACCCGACGTCGCGGGGTGGGTCATCAAGGGTCTCGCGGTGGTAGCGTTCCTCGTCCTCCTGCTGGCGGTCGGTATCGTCGCGGAGACGCACCCGACGGGCGGGCGACTCACCGACGCCATCGACCGCAGCATCGAGCGCGTCCCCGGTATCGGCTCGTTGTACACCGGCTTTCGACAGATGAGTGAGGTGGTCGTCGAGAGCGACGTCGAGAGCTTCCAGGACGTGAAGCTCGTCGAGTTCCCCACGGAAGGCTCCTACACGGTGGCGTTCGTCACCGCGGACACCCCCGAGAACGTCGAGACCATCGCGGGCCACGACGACATGGTGACGCTGTTCATGCCGATGGCGCCCAACCCGGTGATGGGCGGATTCGTGCTACACGTCTCGCGCGAGCGAGTGCTCGACGTCGACATGACCGTCGAGGAGGGCGTCCAGTCCATCGTCACCAGCGGCGTGACGGTCAACGGGGAGGAGAGCGACCGGAAACTGTCGCCCGAGCGCCTGCGCTCGCTCGACGTGCAGGACCCCCCCGGGACGGGGACCGACGGCGAGTCACCCCACGACGGGGAGTAG
- a CDS encoding translation initiation factor eIF-2B gives MIDETVEEIREMQTHSSSVVAVKAARALASLTERDVATVEEFVRDLERNSSALRRANPSHASLHTTQRDIVSTVTDADPDTVEEAKTLTREAAERVVEQVETAKHRAAERGAALLEDGTTVLTHDYSSTVLEAIELAVQDGVHLTVYVTEARPRYLGRKTARTLAELDRVDPHLLVDSAVGCVLPECDRVVIGMDCIVGDSLYNRVGTFPIAAVANELDVPVTVVGSRAKLIESGFVFENEVRSPSEVMREPAEGFRIENPAYDATPMHLVDGVVTD, from the coding sequence ATGATAGACGAGACGGTCGAGGAGATACGCGAGATGCAGACCCACAGCTCGTCGGTCGTCGCGGTGAAGGCCGCACGTGCGCTCGCGTCGCTCACCGAACGCGACGTCGCCACCGTCGAGGAGTTCGTCCGCGACCTCGAACGCAACAGCAGCGCCCTCCGCCGGGCGAACCCCTCCCACGCCTCCCTCCACACCACCCAGCGTGACATCGTCAGCACCGTCACCGACGCCGACCCCGATACGGTCGAGGAGGCGAAGACGCTCACCCGCGAGGCCGCCGAACGCGTCGTCGAACAGGTCGAGACGGCGAAACACCGCGCCGCCGAGCGCGGCGCCGCCCTGCTTGAGGACGGCACGACGGTGCTCACGCACGACTACTCCTCGACGGTGCTCGAGGCCATCGAACTCGCCGTCCAGGACGGCGTCCACCTCACGGTCTACGTCACCGAGGCGCGCCCGCGCTACCTCGGCCGGAAGACCGCGCGCACGCTCGCCGAACTGGACCGCGTCGACCCCCACCTGCTGGTCGACAGCGCCGTCGGCTGTGTCCTCCCCGAGTGCGACCGCGTCGTCATCGGGATGGACTGCATCGTCGGCGACAGCCTCTACAACCGCGTCGGCACCTTTCCCATCGCGGCGGTGGCGAACGAACTCGACGTCCCCGTCACCGTCGTCGGATCGCGCGCGAAGCTCATCGAGAGCGGGTTCGTCTTCGAGAACGAGGTCCGGTCGCCGAGCGAGGTGATGCGCGAACCCGCCGAGGGGTTCCGCATCGAGAACCCCGCCTACGACGCCACGCCGATGCACCTCGTCGACGGGGTCGTCACCGACTGA
- a CDS encoding HAD family hydrolase: MDAVFFDMDGVVVDSERYWVPAERDRIFPATVEESVDPHDVTGLNVQDLYDHLDEEYTVLVDREAFVARYDETATEVYTERAALMEGFDEAVAAAREHDAAVGLVSSSPRRWIRLVLDRFDLADTFDAVASAEDVERGKPDPAVYLRAADDLDVDPTRSVAVEDSANGARAARAAGMAVVGFGAYEHAPESADATASDGGDLRRLFANGVGVEDGGVEEGLSR, from the coding sequence ATGGACGCGGTGTTCTTCGACATGGACGGCGTCGTCGTCGACTCCGAACGTTACTGGGTTCCCGCCGAGCGCGACCGTATCTTCCCGGCCACCGTCGAGGAGTCGGTCGACCCTCACGACGTCACGGGCCTCAACGTCCAGGACCTCTACGACCACCTCGACGAGGAGTACACGGTCCTCGTCGACCGCGAGGCGTTCGTCGCGCGCTACGACGAGACGGCGACAGAGGTGTACACCGAGCGCGCCGCACTCATGGAGGGGTTCGACGAGGCCGTCGCGGCCGCCCGCGAGCACGACGCGGCCGTCGGCCTCGTCTCGTCGTCGCCCCGGCGGTGGATTCGACTGGTCCTCGACCGGTTCGACCTCGCGGACACCTTCGACGCGGTAGCGAGCGCGGAGGACGTCGAGCGCGGCAAGCCCGACCCGGCGGTCTACCTGCGGGCGGCCGACGACCTCGACGTCGACCCCACCCGGTCGGTGGCCGTCGAGGACTCCGCCAACGGGGCGCGGGCGGCCCGGGCGGCGGGAATGGCCGTCGTCGGGTTCGGGGCGTACGAACACGCGCCCGAGAGCGCCGACGCGACGGCGAGCGACGGCGGGGACCTCCGTCGGCTGTTCGCGAACGGCGTCGGCGTGGAAGACGGAGGCGTGGAGGAGGGTCTCAGTCGGTGA